Proteins encoded by one window of Flagellimonas lutaonensis:
- a CDS encoding family 16 glycoside hydrolase: protein MKPCFTLVLFLTAATFCTAQKNIDLTTLEDFQGPFSNWQIIGGISVDPDIDALAYAKSQAQPISKKERRRRQKKGIVEINPIKTTSGTGILFNNYRPGQDKHLLTKWDHGDIMLEMEIMVPKGSNSGIYLQGRYEIQIMDSWGAKKPKYGDMGGLYRNWETEPEKVFMGVPPLTNAAKAPGLWQKLNIHFKAPRFDGSGNKIENARLVHVYLNEVLIHNNVEIPRPTGGPISKEEVAKGPLMIQGDHGPVAFRNIKYVPLSDLDASLDELSFAAYKGEFKDLEDIASAAPVHTGQTKKIDVNLSGEEDQYGLVFEGTLNVPKDAEYIFIVGFTGGFDLLVDGKSVVKANSSYDQGQRGAPVFLEKGKHRISLQNIKAAAWLAPRLGLTVRTSDSNPKKFHSLDSYPTSINYVPPIYVEVGSEPRLLRGFVSFGNYGEKRSHTMGVGIPDGINYVYDLQAGNVIGAWRGAFVDATPMWHNRGNGSFRPRGSVQWTFLGHPLAELDDMQKPFSSAEEVNGYHPLGYVIDSGTGLPTFRYRYKDVEVENKIIPADKNSSLVNEISFSEGNKSNWYYKIASGTVKKLKEKTYVLNDHQYYLTIESGQTPITRKINDQTELLLPVDGNTIKYKITW from the coding sequence ATGAAACCTTGTTTCACTTTAGTGCTTTTTCTTACAGCGGCAACTTTTTGTACTGCCCAAAAAAATATAGATCTCACGACCCTTGAAGACTTTCAGGGGCCTTTTTCAAATTGGCAAATTATAGGTGGTATCTCGGTTGATCCCGACATAGACGCGCTGGCCTATGCAAAATCACAAGCACAGCCAATTTCAAAAAAAGAACGGCGTAGAAGGCAAAAAAAGGGCATTGTCGAAATCAATCCTATCAAAACAACATCTGGTACGGGCATACTGTTCAATAATTACCGCCCTGGCCAAGACAAGCATTTGCTCACCAAGTGGGACCATGGCGATATCATGCTCGAAATGGAAATCATGGTGCCCAAAGGCTCCAATTCAGGAATTTATCTTCAAGGCCGTTATGAAATTCAGATAATGGACAGCTGGGGGGCAAAAAAACCGAAATATGGCGATATGGGCGGCCTTTACCGTAATTGGGAGACGGAGCCCGAGAAAGTATTTATGGGGGTACCCCCATTGACCAATGCAGCCAAGGCACCCGGGCTATGGCAAAAACTCAACATACATTTTAAGGCTCCAAGGTTCGATGGTTCTGGCAATAAAATAGAGAATGCGCGATTGGTGCACGTATACCTCAACGAGGTGTTGATACATAACAATGTCGAGATTCCGAGACCGACCGGAGGCCCCATTTCAAAAGAGGAAGTCGCTAAAGGCCCACTGATGATACAAGGAGATCACGGACCTGTGGCTTTCAGAAACATAAAGTATGTTCCGCTCTCAGATTTGGATGCCTCGCTCGATGAGTTATCATTTGCAGCTTATAAGGGAGAATTCAAAGATTTGGAAGATATTGCGTCTGCAGCGCCCGTACATACCGGACAGACCAAAAAGATAGATGTAAACCTTAGTGGCGAAGAAGACCAATACGGATTGGTTTTTGAAGGAACCCTAAATGTGCCGAAAGATGCCGAATACATCTTTATAGTTGGTTTTACAGGCGGGTTTGACCTTCTGGTGGATGGAAAAAGTGTGGTGAAGGCCAACTCAAGTTATGACCAGGGACAGCGTGGGGCACCTGTTTTTTTGGAAAAAGGGAAGCATCGCATTTCGCTGCAAAATATAAAGGCCGCCGCTTGGTTGGCACCGAGATTGGGTCTTACGGTGCGTACCTCAGATTCTAACCCCAAAAAATTCCACTCCCTTGATTCATACCCCACTTCGATCAACTATGTGCCTCCCATTTATGTGGAGGTGGGCAGCGAACCACGACTTTTGCGGGGCTTTGTCAGCTTTGGCAATTACGGTGAAAAGCGATCACATACCATGGGGGTGGGCATTCCCGATGGGATCAATTATGTGTATGACCTACAGGCTGGCAATGTAATAGGGGCATGGCGTGGGGCCTTTGTCGATGCAACCCCCATGTGGCATAACCGAGGCAACGGTTCTTTTAGGCCCAGGGGCAGCGTGCAATGGACATTTTTGGGACACCCATTGGCCGAGTTGGACGATATGCAAAAACCTTTTTCGAGTGCAGAAGAGGTCAATGGGTACCATCCGTTGGGCTATGTCATCGATTCGGGCACTGGGCTTCCTACGTTTCGATATCGCTATAAAGATGTCGAGGTCGAGAACAAAATCATTCCTGCCGACAAAAACAGTTCGCTGGTGAATGAAATCTCCTTTTCTGAAGGAAACAAGAGCAACTGGTACTACAAAATCGCTTCCGGCACAGTTAAAAAACTTAAAGAGAAGACCTATGTGCTAAACGACCATCAGTATTATCTGACCATCGAAAGCGGCCAGACACCCATCACCCGAAAAATCAACGACCAAACCGAATTGTTGTTGCCCGTTGATGGCAATACGATCAAATACAAAATCACATGGTAA
- a CDS encoding auracyanin family protein has translation MNIRFKSNNIFFARLAVLAAMLVAITAHGQDLPKEQDYYTLTTLPAPEGVHLEGGGVQSLPNGSLAIATRRGDVWIIQNPTMANGQRAIFKKFASGLHEPLGLAYKNGSLYTAQRGELTKLTDTNGDGIADEYRTIYAWPLSTHYHEYSFGPVLAPDGTFFVTGNVAFGNEEWWRGESRVPWRGWTIKITEDGQMEPWATGMRSPAGYGLVDGELFYAENQGDWIGSGGIWHLPKGVFTGHPAGLRWTGEPNSPVKLTEEQFYARIDKRQVKKNGRYVKPENIIDEEDPDFMHELKEFFPELQLPAVILPHGIMGISNSQLLVDETNGKFGPFAGQLFVGDQGQSKIMRVVLEKVKGEYQGVAFDFRSGFQSGVMRMDFDSNGNLFAGETNRGWGSAGTTNSGLEFLTWTGRMPFEMKTVKAMPDGFEIEFTKPVDKETAENLDSYSAKSYLYKYHAVYGSPQTNVEDIAIKGVKVSDDGMKVRLVTEKHNRYNVHEVTLHGVKSKEKSHLVLHPTFFYTMNNIPEGEKLPLSELSTKRTKKVVKPTKQTVSKKTAVKKTSVLTDAQVQPLLTNNTCVACHAKDKRMVGPSFVAIAKRGYSNEKIVDLIYNPQPKNWPEYATPMAPMPQVPKDEALKIAAWINSLKK, from the coding sequence ATGAACATTCGTTTTAAATCAAATAATATCTTTTTCGCACGACTGGCTGTACTAGCTGCCATGCTCGTAGCGATTACCGCCCACGGTCAAGATCTACCCAAGGAACAGGATTATTATACCTTGACAACCCTGCCCGCGCCCGAGGGAGTACACCTAGAAGGTGGTGGGGTGCAGTCACTGCCCAACGGAAGCCTTGCGATTGCCACTCGCAGGGGTGACGTTTGGATCATTCAAAACCCGACCATGGCCAACGGCCAACGGGCCATCTTTAAAAAGTTTGCAAGCGGACTACACGAACCGCTCGGTCTCGCCTATAAAAACGGTTCTCTGTATACCGCACAGCGCGGTGAGCTCACCAAATTGACCGATACCAACGGTGATGGCATTGCAGACGAATACCGCACCATTTATGCCTGGCCGCTATCTACCCATTACCACGAATATTCATTTGGGCCTGTTTTAGCCCCCGATGGTACTTTCTTCGTTACGGGCAATGTAGCATTCGGCAATGAGGAATGGTGGCGTGGTGAAAGTCGTGTGCCGTGGAGGGGATGGACCATAAAAATCACCGAGGACGGTCAAATGGAACCTTGGGCCACGGGCATGCGTTCACCCGCAGGTTATGGCCTGGTCGACGGCGAGCTCTTCTATGCCGAGAATCAGGGCGACTGGATAGGTTCAGGAGGGATATGGCATCTGCCAAAAGGGGTCTTTACAGGACATCCCGCAGGATTACGATGGACGGGGGAACCGAATTCCCCCGTCAAGTTGACCGAAGAACAGTTCTATGCCCGTATCGATAAACGGCAAGTCAAAAAGAATGGGCGCTATGTGAAACCCGAAAACATCATCGATGAAGAGGACCCCGATTTTATGCACGAGCTGAAGGAATTTTTTCCTGAACTACAGCTACCCGCCGTCATTTTGCCGCACGGCATCATGGGAATCTCAAACTCGCAATTACTGGTCGATGAAACCAATGGCAAATTTGGTCCCTTTGCAGGGCAACTGTTTGTGGGCGACCAAGGACAAAGCAAGATCATGAGGGTCGTTTTAGAAAAGGTGAAGGGTGAATACCAAGGGGTGGCCTTTGATTTTAGGTCAGGTTTTCAGTCGGGTGTCATGCGCATGGATTTTGACAGCAATGGCAATCTCTTTGCGGGCGAGACCAACCGTGGTTGGGGCTCAGCAGGCACGACCAATTCTGGACTTGAATTTTTAACTTGGACAGGCAGGATGCCTTTTGAAATGAAGACCGTAAAGGCCATGCCCGATGGTTTTGAAATTGAGTTCACCAAACCTGTGGACAAAGAAACTGCAGAAAACCTTGATTCGTACTCGGCCAAAAGTTATCTGTACAAGTATCACGCGGTGTACGGTAGTCCGCAAACCAATGTTGAGGATATTGCCATTAAGGGGGTAAAGGTCAGTGATGACGGTATGAAAGTCCGATTGGTCACCGAAAAGCATAACCGTTACAACGTGCACGAAGTAACGCTTCATGGTGTCAAATCGAAGGAAAAAAGTCATCTGGTGTTGCATCCAACCTTCTTTTACACCATGAACAATATTCCCGAAGGGGAAAAACTTCCGCTTTCAGAGCTTTCCACAAAACGCACCAAAAAGGTAGTAAAACCCACCAAACAGACGGTTTCAAAAAAGACGGCAGTCAAAAAAACCTCTGTGCTTACCGATGCGCAGGTTCAGCCACTGTTGACGAACAACACCTGTGTTGCCTGCCATGCCAAAGACAAACGAATGGTAGGACCCTCGTTCGTGGCCATTGCGAAAAGGGGATATTCCAACGAAAAAATTGTAGACCTCATCTACAATCCGCAACCCAAAAACTGGCCCGAATATGCCACGCCCATGGCACCGATGCCACAGGTGCCCAAAGATGAAGCCCTAAAGATTGCCGCATGGATCAATTCGTTGAAGAAATAA
- a CDS encoding EboA domain-containing protein, with amino-acid sequence MQYTASGRLLSELAELHLDTDTKNWFSQKIKAITEKKSARELYLTYSLCSSKFKDRAFDASKCNDKKLADFLLERNTGLVETGRLALLVNALEADAGHFADKIVRLVQMADSKELETFLKYLVLLPQPGRFSFIAVDSLRTNIATVFDAIALNNPYPTLHFNDQQWNQMYLKAVFIGSDLSKMQGVDQRANADLARIISDYAHERWAASRAIDPLIWRPTTNYLEGTLLKDMERLLASDDAAENRAAALCCHHSGNDRAKALLSDHQDLVGQIESGDLTWSNIK; translated from the coding sequence ATGCAATATACCGCATCTGGCAGATTGCTTTCAGAATTGGCTGAACTGCACTTGGATACAGACACCAAAAACTGGTTTTCCCAAAAGATAAAAGCCATAACCGAAAAAAAATCAGCGCGTGAGCTGTATTTGACCTATAGCCTCTGTAGCAGTAAATTTAAAGACCGGGCGTTTGATGCATCGAAGTGCAACGATAAAAAATTGGCCGATTTTCTTTTGGAACGGAACACCGGTTTGGTCGAAACAGGGCGATTGGCCTTGTTGGTAAACGCCCTTGAAGCGGATGCTGGGCATTTTGCGGATAAGATTGTGCGTTTGGTACAGATGGCAGATAGCAAAGAACTGGAAACGTTTTTGAAGTACTTGGTGCTGCTGCCCCAACCGGGAAGGTTCAGTTTTATAGCTGTCGATAGTTTAAGAACCAATATTGCCACTGTGTTTGATGCCATTGCATTGAACAACCCATACCCAACCTTGCATTTCAATGACCAGCAATGGAATCAAATGTACTTGAAAGCCGTTTTTATAGGCAGTGACCTGAGCAAGATGCAAGGGGTCGATCAACGTGCCAATGCTGATTTAGCAAGGATCATCTCTGATTATGCCCATGAACGATGGGCAGCATCCCGTGCCATTGACCCCTTGATATGGAGGCCTACGACAAACTACCTTGAAGGCACCCTGCTCAAAGACATGGAAAGGCTTTTGGCCAGTGATGATGCCGCCGAAAACAGGGCAGCGGCACTTTGCTGTCATCACAGTGGTAATGACAGGGCAAAGGCACTATTGAGCGACCATCAAGATTTGGTGGGGCAGATTGAAAGTGGCGACCTGACTTGGTCAAATATCAAATAA
- a CDS encoding tRNA-(ms[2]io[6]A)-hydroxylase: MLGLKLPTDPRWVNIVEKNIEEILTDHAYCEQKAASTAISLIVGFPEKSELVKEMVSLAREEMGHFNMVHEKILERGWTLGRERKDEYVIELMKFFPKGGSRETHLVHKLLYAALIEARSCERFRLLSENIQDEELSEFYRKLMVSEANHYTMFLKFARKYGDREEVDQKWQELLDYEAELMKDLGKKETMHG, encoded by the coding sequence ATGCTTGGATTAAAACTTCCTACTGACCCCAGATGGGTGAACATTGTTGAGAAAAATATTGAGGAAATCCTCACCGACCATGCGTACTGCGAGCAAAAGGCAGCCAGTACCGCTATCTCACTGATCGTGGGTTTTCCTGAGAAATCAGAACTTGTCAAAGAAATGGTGTCCCTGGCCCGTGAAGAAATGGGGCATTTCAACATGGTTCACGAGAAAATTCTGGAAAGGGGCTGGACGTTGGGACGGGAGCGTAAGGATGAATACGTTATCGAGCTGATGAAGTTTTTTCCCAAGGGAGGCAGTCGAGAGACCCATTTGGTGCATAAATTATTGTATGCCGCACTTATAGAAGCTAGAAGCTGTGAACGCTTCAGATTATTGTCAGAAAACATACAAGATGAGGAACTTTCTGAGTTCTACCGGAAACTAATGGTCAGCGAAGCGAACCACTACACCATGTTCTTAAAGTTTGCCCGAAAATATGGTGATCGTGAAGAAGTTGACCAAAAATGGCAAGAACTGCTCGATTATGAGGCCGAATTGATGAAAGACCTCGGTAAAAAGGAGACCATGCACGGGTAG
- a CDS encoding exopolyphosphatase — MVIRKLAAIDIGSNAIRLLIHNVIEEEGKNPQFRKNALIRVPIRLGEDSFTIGEISDRNQERIVKAMHAFKLLMEVHGVEKYMACATSAIREANNGQEVVERVYDESGIKIEVIDGKKEASIIASTDLKNLMQSDITYLYVDVGGGSTEFTLFSGNKVLVSKSFKIGTVRLLNNLVSDSIWTQIKDWVTTHVKTYQKVEIIGSGGNINKLHKMSGRKQGQPLSYIWLNAQYHFLDSMDYDDCVAELGLNPDRADVIVPATRIFLSAAKWSGAKKIHVPQIGLSDGIIKTLYYRES; from the coding sequence ATGGTCATTCGAAAACTTGCAGCAATCGATATTGGATCCAACGCTATTCGGTTGCTGATACACAACGTGATTGAAGAGGAGGGCAAAAATCCACAATTTAGAAAAAATGCGCTCATTCGGGTGCCCATTCGTTTAGGGGAAGACTCTTTTACCATCGGTGAAATATCAGACAGAAACCAAGAGCGGATCGTAAAGGCCATGCATGCGTTCAAATTACTGATGGAGGTACATGGTGTTGAAAAATATATGGCCTGCGCCACTTCAGCAATCAGAGAGGCCAATAATGGTCAAGAGGTGGTCGAGAGGGTATATGATGAATCTGGAATCAAAATTGAAGTAATCGATGGCAAGAAGGAAGCTTCGATCATCGCTTCGACCGACCTTAAAAACCTTATGCAATCAGACATCACCTATCTGTATGTAGATGTTGGTGGCGGCAGTACAGAATTTACCCTTTTTTCGGGCAATAAGGTATTGGTTTCAAAATCGTTCAAAATAGGCACCGTTCGTTTGCTCAATAATCTGGTGAGCGACAGTATATGGACACAAATCAAAGATTGGGTCACCACCCATGTGAAGACCTATCAAAAGGTTGAAATAATCGGCTCTGGGGGCAATATCAATAAATTGCACAAAATGTCGGGCCGTAAACAGGGTCAGCCCCTCTCATACATTTGGCTGAATGCCCAGTACCACTTTTTAGATAGTATGGACTATGACGATTGTGTCGCTGAATTGGGGCTGAACCCAGATAGGGCCGATGTTATCGTACCTGCAACGCGGATATTCTTGTCGGCGGCAAAATGGAGCGGGGCAAAGAAAATACATGTACCGCAAATCGGACTATCCGATGGCATTATCAAAACATTGTATTACAGGGAAAGTTGA